In Haliotis asinina isolate JCU_RB_2024 chromosome 15, JCU_Hal_asi_v2, whole genome shotgun sequence, one DNA window encodes the following:
- the LOC137265966 gene encoding TWiK family of potassium channels protein 18-like, translated as MAFFLRAMFHRKKRSSPKKPVPSVEVELPEDDSARARLANDLDDGSFTMEEEDASGLAEGKDGKTASKACFLKIKKILRTIYRAVSSVVGLLILLAVYSVIGAVIFRAIEAPHEKEHRDNITSNREETLEVLQELSSNLSRGLVNQTQWNLMAKGLLLRYEETVVIAQKNGVVNSTSTPTWTFWQSMFFCGTIYTTIGYGHIAPSTDLGRMMTMVYAAIGIPLALVCLADLGKHFTLGLKLLWAFSRRYCNCCKKMRNARRGKYATDDVEGDTKTIDIKPGDKVYYGYKIDDEFNIPISVAVGILVLYIFLGAFMYALWERWSFLESFYFVFISISTIGFGDVLPAHPKFFLLSSVYVFIGLSLVSMCVNVAIEFFSKTIDKAKVNIDRAKTKAKEKAKEAKEKMHEVSKTIDRAKDRAKERVTEARDRVTDFAHVKRRSTRDSPSSNRGSPSSDDVKSETATPKSSPITETPEETHTTT; from the exons ACGACAGCGCACGTGCGCGGCTAGCAAACGATTTAGATGACGGCTCATTCACAATGGAAGAAGAAGACGCTTCCGGTTTAGCGGAAGGCAAGGATGGCAAAACAGCAAGCAAAGCTTGTTTTTTGAAGATTAAGAAGATTCTGAGGACTATTTACCGAGCGGTGTCCTCCGTTGTGGGATTGTTGATCCTCTTGGCCGTGTACTCCGTCATTGGTGCTGTGATATTCCGGGCTATAGAAGCTCCACATGAAAAGGAACACCGTGACAACATAACGTCCAACAGAGAGGAGACTCTAGAGGTACTCCAGGAACTATCATCCAATTTAAGTCGAGGGCTGGTGAACCAAACGCAATGGAACCTCATGGCTAAAGGATTGCTTCTGCGGTACGAGGAGACGGTGGTCATTGCTCAAAAGAATGGCGTGGTCAACTCGACCAGTACTCCCACGTGGACGTTCTGGCAGTCCATGTTCTTCTGTGGAACCATCTACACCACGATTG gttacgGCCACATCGCTCCCTCCACTGACCTGGGTCGTATGATGACGATGGTATACGCCGCCATTGGCATCCCCCTTGCCCTTGTCTGTCTGGCTGACCTTGGGAAACACTTCACGTTGGGTCTCAAGCTCTTGTGGGCCTTCAGTAGACGTTACTGCAACTGCTGCAAGAAAATGAGGAACGCAAGGAGAGGTAAATACGCCACTGATGACGTTGAAGGCGACACGAAGACAATTGACATCAAACCCGGAGATAAGGTGTACTATGGGTACAAGATTGATGACGAATTCAATATTCCGATTTCTGTGGCTGTGGGAATTCTTGTACTGTACATCTTTCTCGGGGCATTCATGTATGCTCTGTGGGAACGGTGGTCCTTCTTGGAATCGTTCTACTTTGTGTTTATATCCATCAGTACCATAGGATTCGGAGATGTTCTTCCTGCGCATCCCAAGTTTTTTCTTCTGTCGTCTGTCTATGTCTTCATTGGCCTCTCGCTTGTATCCATGTGCGTCAATGTGGCCATCGAATTTTTCTCCAAAACCATTGATAAAGCTAAGGTGAATATCGACCGAGCTAAAACCAAAGCCAAGGAGAAGGCTAAAGAAGCCAAGGAGAAGATGCACGAGGTGTCCAAGACTATAGACCGAGCTAAAGATCGAGCCAAAGAGAGAGTGACAGAAGCTAGGGACAGAGTGACAGATTTTGCGCACGTCAAAAGAAGGTCAACGCGAGACTCACCTTCATCAAACAGAGGCTCCCCGTCTTCGGATGACGTCAAATCTGAGACGGCAACCCCTAAAAGTAGTCCCATTACCGAAACCCCTGAGGagacacacacaaccacatag